From one Cyanobacterium stanieri PCC 7202 genomic stretch:
- a CDS encoding photosystem II protein PsbN (PFAM: Photosystem II reaction centre N protein (psbN)~InterPro IPR003398~KEGG: syp:SYNPCC7002_A0809 photosystem II reaction center N protein.-related protein~PFAM: photosystem II protein PsbN~SPTR: Protein psbN) — protein sequence MDTATVVAFTIAIALLALTGFSIYTAFGPPSAELDDPFEDHED from the coding sequence ATGGATACCGCAACAGTCGTTGCTTTTACAATTGCGATCGCCCTTTTAGCACTAACAGGTTTTTCGATTTATACAGCCTTTGGGCCACCCTCAGCAGAATTGGACGATCCTTTTGAAGATCACGAAGACTAA
- a CDS encoding ferredoxin thioredoxin reductase beta chain (PFAM: Ferredoxin thioredoxin reductase catalytic beta chain~COGs: COG4802 Ferredoxin-thioredoxin reductase catalytic subunit~InterPro IPR004209~KEGG: cyt:cce_3398 ferredoxin thioredoxin reductase catalytic chain~PFAM: ferredoxin thioredoxin reductase beta chain~SPTR: Ferredoxin thioredoxin reductase catalytic chain), translating into MTSENQNKKLEAMKNFAEQYAKRTDTYFCSEPSVTAVVIQGLAQHKEELGAPLCPCRYYEDKEAEVKNTFWNCPCVPMRERKECHCMLFITPDNEFAGEKQEISWEDLQGVK; encoded by the coding sequence ATGACCTCAGAGAATCAAAATAAGAAGTTAGAGGCAATGAAAAACTTTGCCGAGCAGTATGCTAAGCGTACAGATACATACTTTTGCTCCGAGCCTTCTGTTACTGCGGTGGTTATTCAAGGCTTGGCACAACATAAAGAGGAGTTGGGGGCGCCCCTTTGCCCTTGTCGTTACTATGAAGATAAAGAGGCAGAGGTGAAAAATACTTTTTGGAATTGTCCCTGTGTACCGATGCGGGAAAGAAAGGAATGTCACTGTATGTTATTTATTACCCCTGATAATGAATTTGCTGGGGAAAAGCAGGAGATTTCTTGGGAAGATTTACAAGGGGTTAAGTAG